The Orcinus orca chromosome 20, mOrcOrc1.1, whole genome shotgun sequence region GCAGTTAAATAAGAGAAATCAGTAAGAGgcataaaagaagtaaaacagggcttccctggtggtgcagtggttgggggtccgcctgctgatgcaggggacgcgggttcgtgccccggtccgggaagatcccacgtgctgcggagcggctgtgcctgtgagccatggccgtgagcctgcgcgtccggagcctgtgctccgcaacggaagaggccacagcagtgagaggcccgtgtaccgcaaaaaaaaaaaaaaaggaagtaaaacagTAACTATTTGTAGGTCATAGTGTACATGGACCCCAGAGAATCAGTTATAAAACTAACTCAAACAGTGAAAGAATTCACTGAAGGAGCAGGAtttaaaattaacaaacaaaaatcagcTTTCATAatgcaggcatacctcattttattttgctttgctttatagAGTCTTACAGATAACTGCATTTTtgtaaattgaaggtttgtggcaacactGCATCAAACATGTCTTTAGGTGCCATCTTCCCAATAGCATTTGcttactttgtgtctctgtgtcacattttggtaatttttgcaAAATTAGAAGTGGTGCTTGAAGATGTAattgaattgctgcaatctcatgataaaactttttaacagatgaggagtttCTTTTATGGGTGAGcagagaaagtggtttcttgagatggaatctattcCTGGTAaaaatgctgtgaagattgttgaaatgacaacaaataatttagaatattatataaacttagttgataaagcagagGCAGGGTTTGAAAGGATTgaatccaattttgaaagaagttctactgtgagtaaaatgctgtcaaacagcgttgcatgctacagagaaatcgttcATGAAagtgttaggggaaccactgaccgaAACTGCCCGCCCTGGCCAGGCAAGATAGTAGACATTTGCGTGAattatcttacaacaggaggtcctggtaaggaacgtgGAACTAACAAACTACCACCAACCGGCAGAATTCGGGAAAGGtctaaaggagagaggagactccagtccatatgtcctgccaacctcccagaatccttctcactggaatccatcttggctgaacAATGCacatgccaccaggaaggaccctgagtcagagtgattggccagagacaactgGGAAACTAACCCCATACTATAAAACCCGAgactgcaagccatgtggcagagcagttctcctgggttcccttatcctgctgctctccacctgggcgccccttcccaataaagtctcttgctttgtcagcatgtgtgtctcctcggacaattcacttccaagtgttagacaagagcccactctcgggccctggaaggagtcccccttcctgcaacaaaagGAAGAGTCAGTTGATGTggcaaatttctttcctttttgtcttgttttaagaaattgccacagcccccccagccttcagcaaccaccaccctgatcagtcagcagccatcaacatcaaggcaagagcctccaccagcaaaaagagaatgactgaaggctcagatgatgggtAGCATTttctagcaataaagtatttttaaattaaggtatgtacattttttatacATAaggctattgcacacttaataaactacaatataatataaacataattttataaacatGCACTGGGCAGCCAGAATatctgtgtgacttgctttattgcaatattcattATTGccatggtctggaaccaaacctgcaatgtttccgaggtatgcctgtatacttACAGTAAACAGAACATAATGTTAGAGAAAAGCCCATTTACAACAGCAAAATAGAagattaaatacttaggaataaatttaataaggtGCAAAACCTATACAACGAAACTTTCAAACACCCCTAAAAGATACTAAAGCAGATTTAAACAAATGGCAAAACATGAAGATGTCAGTCCTCCCTAAGTTAATTTATAAAATCAATGCAACCTTAATAAAAAATCTAAGTTATTTTTTTGAGTTAGACAGACTGATTTTAAAGTTCATACGGaaaaacaaacatgcaaaaaATAACCAGGAAAATTGTCAATTGACTTTCAGTAAGGGTCCCAAGGAaattaaatgggaaagaaaatcttttcaacaaatagtgttagTACACCCTGCTGGAtatctacatgtgaaagaatgaagttgggccTCTATctcacagcatacacaaaaattaattcaaattagaTCATaagcctaaatgtaagagctaatcaaactataaaactcttcaaggaaaacagCAGTAAGTCCTTGTGACCTTAGGTTAGGCTgtggtttcttaaatatgacaccaaagcacaagcgacaaaacaaaaaataaattggactatataaaaatttaaaactttttttgctGCAAATGatatcatcaagaaagtgaaaagatgatgcacagaatgggaaaaactaTTTGTAGATCACATATCTGAGAAGGActtgtgtccagaatatataaagacctcTTACACCTCGATAGTGAAAAGagacagccaggacatggaagcaaccaaagtgtccattgacagatgaatggataaagaagatgtggcacatatatacaatggaatattactcagccataaaaaggaacaaaattgggtcatttgagagatgtggatggatctagagactcatacagagtgaactaagtcagaa contains the following coding sequences:
- the LOC117199428 gene encoding UPF0547 protein C16orf87-like isoform X2, with product MSATGAKKVKMATKSCPECDQQVPVACKSCPCGYVFINRKLLKIKHSEKSSTFTGGPGKERGTNKLPPTGRIRERSKGERRLQSICPANLPESFSLESILAEQCTCHQEGP